From a single Cyclobacterium marinum DSM 745 genomic region:
- the pdxA gene encoding 4-hydroxythreonine-4-phosphate dehydrogenase PdxA codes for MNIKKNKPVIGISIGDINGIGAEVTMKALLDNRLQKMITPVIYGHGKALTYYRKALDMNDFNFIQVKSIDDVHHRKINVINVVQESPEVMPGVETRDAGSMALAAIDRAIEDLKSGQLDALVTAPLNKNNINSTETPFVGHTEYLTNAFDAKESMMFMVSEDMRIGLVTGHLPLREVANAVTGPAIKAKLKIMIRSLKENFGVIKPKIAVLGLNPHAGEDGLLGSEELETIQPVVKSFKEEGELVFGPYPSDGFFGMIHQKKFDGVLAMYHDQGLIPFKSICFDSGVNFTAGLPIIRTSPDHGTAYNIAGKNDANPGSMRSAIFLAHDMVKEKENLTAT; via the coding sequence ATGAATATAAAAAAGAATAAACCCGTAATCGGAATTAGCATAGGGGACATCAACGGAATTGGAGCAGAGGTCACCATGAAAGCGTTACTTGACAACCGACTCCAGAAAATGATCACTCCGGTCATCTATGGTCATGGCAAGGCACTAACCTATTACAGGAAGGCCTTAGACATGAATGATTTTAATTTTATTCAAGTCAAAAGTATAGATGACGTACATCACAGAAAGATCAATGTAATCAACGTAGTTCAGGAATCCCCTGAGGTGATGCCGGGAGTAGAAACCAGAGATGCAGGCAGCATGGCCCTAGCGGCCATAGATCGCGCCATTGAAGATTTAAAATCCGGTCAATTGGACGCCTTGGTTACAGCGCCACTAAATAAAAACAATATTAACAGCACTGAAACCCCCTTCGTGGGACATACGGAGTACTTAACCAATGCTTTCGATGCCAAAGAAAGCATGATGTTTATGGTTTCAGAGGACATGCGAATAGGCCTGGTCACCGGCCATCTCCCTTTGCGAGAAGTAGCTAATGCAGTGACTGGTCCTGCCATAAAAGCAAAATTAAAAATCATGATCCGCTCACTCAAGGAGAATTTCGGTGTAATAAAGCCAAAAATTGCTGTTCTTGGCTTGAATCCACATGCGGGAGAGGACGGGCTACTAGGCAGTGAAGAGTTGGAAACCATTCAACCGGTTGTAAAAAGTTTTAAAGAAGAGGGAGAGTTGGTTTTTGGCCCTTATCCTTCTGACGGTTTCTTTGGAATGATTCATCAAAAGAAGTTTGATGGTGTTCTGGCCATGTACCATGACCAAGGTTTAATCCCTTTCAAAAGCATATGTTTTGATTCAGGAGTAAATTTCACTGCAGGCTTGCCAATAATCAGGACAAGTCCTGACCATGGCACGGCATATAATATCGCCGGGAAAAACGATGCGAATCCAGGTTCTATGCGGTCTGCTATATTCTTGGCACACGATATGGTCAAAGAAAAAGAAAACTTAACTGCTACTTAA
- a CDS encoding YceD family protein, with translation MKFIRKFDIDIIRLKEGKHNFNFEIDSEFLDHFDNSREIVNDVAVKASIELDKRINLIEVVFHINGKVNITCDRSLEDFDYPLDLSHKILYKYGQEEKEINDEIFFITADTQSINVMQLIYEFILLGIPAKKIHPDHLTEEDDEDEGEGWIVYEAGENNLSEEQIKDDQNPFWKALKNLKNKD, from the coding sequence ATGAAATTCATAAGGAAATTCGATATTGACATTATTCGGCTGAAGGAAGGGAAGCACAATTTCAATTTCGAAATTGATTCTGAATTCCTGGATCATTTTGATAACAGTCGAGAAATAGTAAATGATGTTGCCGTTAAGGCAAGCATAGAACTTGACAAAAGGATCAATCTTATAGAGGTTGTATTCCACATTAATGGCAAGGTTAACATTACTTGCGACAGAAGTCTTGAGGATTTTGATTACCCTTTGGACTTGTCACATAAGATTTTGTACAAATACGGTCAAGAAGAAAAAGAGATCAATGATGAGATCTTTTTTATCACAGCCGACACCCAAAGCATCAACGTGATGCAATTGATCTATGAATTTATCTTGCTAGGTATTCCAGCAAAGAAAATTCACCCTGATCATTTGACAGAAGAAGATGATGAGGATGAAGGTGAAGGTTGGATCGTTTATGAAGCAGGAGAGAACAATTTATCAGAAGAACAAATAAAAGACGACCAAAATCCATTTTGGAAAGCTTTAAAGAATTTAAAAAATAAAGACTAA
- the rpmF gene encoding 50S ribosomal protein L32 — MAHPKRKISKTRRDKRRTHYKLNAPGLAKCPTTGEFHLPHRAFWLDGKLYYKGQVIMEKEVTV; from the coding sequence ATGGCACATCCTAAAAGGAAAATTTCCAAAACCAGAAGAGATAAAAGAAGGACACATTATAAATTAAATGCACCTGGTTTGGCTAAGTGCCCTACCACTGGTGAATTTCATTTACCACATAGAGCTTTTTGGCTAGATGGCAAGCTGTACTATAAAGGACAGGTAATCATGGAAAAAGAGGTAACCGTATAA
- a CDS encoding 2-isopropylmalate synthase, protein MDENHVLIFDTTLRDGEQVPGCKLNTPQKIEIAQQLEALGVDVIEAGFPISSPGDFNSVIEISKNITEPIVCGLSRGVKKDIEVAAEALKYAKRPRIHTGIGTSDYHIKHKFNSNRDNILQRAYDAVAYAKSFVEDVEFYAEDAGRTDNEYLARVCEAVIKAGATVLNIPDTTGYCLPDEYGAKIKYLADNVRGIENVIISAHCHNDLGLATANSIAAITNGARQIECTVNGIGERAGNTSLEEVAMIMKQHPRLNVTNNINSKLLNPISRLVAEKMGMMVQPNKAIVGSNAFAHSSGIHQDGVIKNRETYEIIDPIEVGVDESMIVLTARSGRAALAYRAHKVGHSLTKLELDKVYDVFLKHADMKKEILDDDIHQIIAEAV, encoded by the coding sequence ATGGATGAGAATCACGTATTGATCTTTGACACAACCCTTCGCGATGGGGAGCAAGTACCAGGATGTAAATTAAACACCCCTCAAAAAATTGAAATTGCCCAACAACTGGAGGCTCTAGGAGTAGATGTGATCGAAGCAGGATTTCCCATTTCTAGCCCTGGAGATTTTAATTCCGTTATTGAAATTTCAAAAAACATAACGGAGCCAATTGTTTGTGGCCTATCCAGAGGAGTAAAAAAAGACATTGAGGTGGCTGCTGAAGCATTGAAGTATGCCAAGCGCCCAAGAATACATACTGGAATAGGAACTTCTGATTACCACATCAAACATAAGTTCAACAGCAACAGAGACAATATTTTACAAAGAGCTTATGATGCAGTGGCTTATGCTAAATCTTTTGTAGAGGATGTGGAATTTTATGCTGAGGACGCAGGCAGGACAGACAATGAATACCTTGCCAGAGTTTGTGAGGCTGTCATTAAAGCAGGTGCCACCGTGCTAAACATTCCTGATACCACTGGGTATTGTTTACCTGATGAATATGGTGCAAAAATTAAATACCTAGCTGATAACGTGAGAGGTATTGAAAATGTCATTATTTCAGCGCATTGTCACAACGACTTGGGATTGGCTACTGCCAACTCCATTGCAGCGATTACTAATGGAGCAAGACAGATAGAATGTACCGTTAATGGAATTGGCGAGCGAGCCGGCAACACCTCTCTCGAGGAAGTAGCCATGATCATGAAACAGCACCCAAGGCTTAATGTTACCAACAATATAAATTCTAAACTGCTTAATCCGATTAGCCGACTTGTAGCTGAAAAGATGGGAATGATGGTACAGCCGAACAAAGCAATTGTAGGCTCAAATGCTTTTGCGCATTCTTCCGGTATCCATCAAGACGGTGTCATTAAAAACAGGGAAACCTACGAAATCATTGACCCTATAGAAGTAGGTGTAGATGAATCCATGATTGTGCTTACAGCAAGGTCCGGCAGGGCAGCTTTGGCTTACAGGGCACATAAAGTAGGCCATTCACTTACAAAGCTTGAATTAGACAAGGTTTACGATGTCTTTCTTAAACATGCTGATATGAAGAAGGAAATATTGGATGATGACATTCATCAAATTATCGCAGAAGCGGTTTAA
- a CDS encoding amidohydrolase/deacetylase family metallohydrolase has protein sequence MNNFIKLTFTIALLAICSLQVMGQQYDLLIKGGHVIDAKNNIDEPMDIAIKGDKIALVQKSIEEDLATQVIDATGLFVSPGLIDIHTHNFYGLDKRGQYSNGYSAIHPDGFTLPYGVTTVVDAGGSGWRNFIQFKEQVIDRVRTRVFAMLNIVGHGMKGALYEQNLDDMDPKMAALVAKQFPDHIVGFKVAHYAGHQWQQIDRLVQAGELADIPVMVDFGGANPPLSLETLFMEKLRPGDIYTHIYGGGGFGRQALVDPAGRLRPFIKAAQERGIIFDVGHGGSSFAFKHAIPSMQQGIKPNTISTDSHMSSIMSGMKNMTNVMSKFLNMGMNMQEIIAASTWKPAQVINHTELGHLSEGAIADIAILNVLEGNFGFTEKTGVGKMMGKYKIENELTIKSGKVVWDLNGLTAPLWDE, from the coding sequence ATGAACAACTTTATAAAACTCACCTTTACTATTGCCTTACTGGCTATATGTTCCTTACAGGTTATGGGGCAGCAATACGACCTATTAATCAAAGGTGGCCATGTAATTGACGCCAAAAACAATATTGATGAACCCATGGACATCGCTATCAAAGGTGATAAAATCGCCTTGGTTCAAAAGTCAATTGAAGAAGATCTTGCCACTCAAGTAATCGATGCCACCGGCTTGTTTGTTAGTCCCGGCTTAATTGATATCCACACTCACAATTTCTATGGCTTAGACAAAAGAGGGCAATACAGCAATGGCTACAGTGCCATTCATCCTGATGGATTTACTTTGCCATATGGAGTGACTACTGTGGTTGACGCCGGAGGTTCAGGATGGAGAAACTTTATTCAATTCAAAGAACAGGTGATTGACAGGGTAAGAACTAGGGTTTTTGCTATGCTCAACATCGTTGGACATGGAATGAAAGGCGCACTTTACGAGCAAAATTTAGATGACATGGATCCTAAAATGGCTGCATTGGTGGCCAAGCAGTTTCCAGACCATATTGTGGGATTTAAAGTAGCTCACTATGCCGGACATCAATGGCAACAAATAGACCGTTTGGTTCAAGCAGGTGAGTTGGCTGATATTCCGGTCATGGTTGATTTTGGAGGAGCTAACCCACCCCTTTCGCTAGAGACTCTTTTTATGGAAAAACTTAGACCTGGAGATATTTACACCCATATTTATGGTGGTGGTGGATTCGGAAGGCAAGCTTTAGTGGATCCTGCCGGTAGATTAAGGCCTTTCATTAAAGCTGCTCAAGAAAGAGGAATTATTTTCGATGTAGGACATGGTGGCTCTAGTTTTGCCTTTAAACATGCTATCCCTTCGATGCAACAAGGCATAAAACCCAATACCATAAGCACGGATAGCCACATGAGCAGTATCATGAGTGGGATGAAAAACATGACCAATGTGATGTCCAAATTTCTAAATATGGGCATGAATATGCAAGAAATTATTGCAGCTTCCACATGGAAACCTGCACAGGTAATCAATCATACAGAATTAGGACATTTAAGTGAAGGGGCTATAGCTGACATCGCTATCCTTAATGTATTGGAAGGGAATTTTGGCTTTACTGAAAAGACAGGTGTTGGTAAAATGATGGGAAAATACAAGATAGAAAATGAACTAACCATCAAGTCTGGAAAAGTGGTATGGGACCTGAATGGCCTTACTGCTCCTTTGTGGGATGAGTAA
- a CDS encoding metallophosphoesterase family protein, which produces MKRRHFFQNAGVISAGLALGLNEELSAAQPKADFKKHPFIVGVNGHQINFNVHDLDQKVKIMHVTDTHLFKDDQRGEKYQQYSGRMAKAYNTTHHFLTGESTHPEEAFEATLKIAKEVNADAITLTGDLFSFPSEAAIEWAFERLEKTGIPYFYSSGNHDWHYEGMEGSLHELRETWINKRLLPLYKGRNPLMYSAEIKGINLVNIDNSYYEILPEQLEFYKSEAKKGLPMLLMMHIPLYAPGRTLGYGCGHPDYNAKNDRNFKIERRQRWPEDGHSETTMAFHKEVFNTNNLLGVFAGHIHKQTIDWARGIPQFLTSPNASGGYLEVDFLPMEKKDESKFS; this is translated from the coding sequence ATGAAAAGAAGACATTTCTTTCAAAATGCAGGGGTAATATCTGCAGGATTAGCCTTGGGCTTAAACGAAGAATTAAGCGCTGCACAACCTAAAGCTGATTTCAAAAAACATCCGTTTATTGTCGGAGTAAATGGGCATCAAATAAACTTTAACGTACATGATCTTGACCAAAAAGTCAAGATCATGCATGTTACCGACACGCATTTATTCAAGGACGACCAAAGAGGAGAAAAGTACCAACAATACAGTGGGAGAATGGCAAAAGCCTACAATACAACCCACCATTTCCTTACTGGAGAATCCACCCATCCTGAAGAAGCTTTCGAAGCAACGCTGAAAATAGCAAAAGAGGTAAATGCCGATGCCATTACCCTCACCGGTGACTTGTTCAGTTTCCCTTCCGAGGCAGCAATTGAATGGGCATTTGAGCGCCTTGAAAAGACAGGTATTCCTTATTTCTATTCAAGTGGCAACCACGACTGGCACTATGAAGGTATGGAAGGAAGCCTTCACGAATTGAGGGAAACCTGGATCAATAAGCGGTTACTCCCACTCTACAAGGGCAGAAATCCCTTAATGTACTCAGCAGAAATTAAAGGGATTAATCTCGTAAATATTGACAACAGTTATTACGAAATCCTACCGGAACAACTGGAATTCTATAAATCAGAAGCCAAAAAAGGGCTACCCATGCTTTTAATGATGCATATCCCGCTTTACGCTCCCGGAAGAACCTTGGGATACGGATGTGGACATCCTGATTACAATGCAAAGAACGACAGGAACTTTAAAATTGAAAGGAGACAACGCTGGCCGGAAGATGGTCATAGTGAGACCACCATGGCCTTTCACAAAGAAGTATTCAACACCAACAATCTTCTTGGGGTTTTTGCAGGACATATCCACAAGCAAACCATAGATTGGGCCAGGGGAATACCTCAATTCCTTACCAGCCCAAATGCCTCCGGTGGTTATCTGGAAGTCGATTTCTTGCCTATGGAGAAAAAGGATGAGTCTAAATTTTCTTAA
- a CDS encoding Spx/MgsR family RNA polymerase-binding regulatory protein — protein sequence MAVKIYGIKNCNTMKKTFTLFDTMEEGYEFNDYKKQKPDQALLESFIDKLGLDTVVNRRGTTYRKLDDETKLALDNEDTAIPILQEKSSMIKRPILVFEDGSMQAGFDEDLIRSKY from the coding sequence ATGGCAGTAAAAATATATGGAATTAAGAATTGTAATACGATGAAAAAAACTTTTACTCTTTTTGATACAATGGAAGAGGGATATGAGTTTAATGATTATAAAAAACAAAAGCCTGATCAGGCACTTTTGGAAAGTTTTATTGATAAGCTTGGCTTAGATACTGTCGTCAACCGAAGAGGTACTACCTATAGAAAGCTTGATGATGAGACAAAATTAGCTTTAGATAATGAGGATACTGCCATCCCCATCCTGCAAGAAAAAAGCAGTATGATAAAACGACCTATTTTGGTGTTTGAGGATGGTAGTATGCAGGCAGGATTTGATGAAGATTTGATACGTTCAAAATATTAA